The Xiphophorus couchianus chromosome 3, X_couchianus-1.0, whole genome shotgun sequence genome segment ATATTTCTGATGCTACCAGCTTAGTCAGCTGTTTGGTGGCAATACCTTCTTCATCCAGCAGGTGTCGCACTGCAGCGAGGGTGGTTCTGTTGGTCACAAACGGCACCTTCTTGTCTCATGCTGTCTGGGGGCGAACATCCACCTCCTACATGACAGAGGATGTACAAAATTCACATTCTCAACTCTGCTCCTCAAACCATTAATGCATTTTCCTTACAAATCTAAGATTTAAGACCAAAACACAAGCATCTAAGGGGAATAAAGTAAAGAGGCTTTCCATTGGGTTGGAGGCCTCACCAGGAAGTatagtcagaaaaaaaaattgaattaaacaAAGCAAGTACCCTTTGTTTTTGTAGTCTTGTAGTCaatataaacaatatatattgAGATATtgaattttttggggggggtgggggggttatattatatttaatgaTGAGAGTTACAACATGGccctaaaatatatttattcatgaAAAGGTCCACTGTTTATAAAGGTAAATCTAGGTATTTGATCTTTAAGGTCACAACAAAACTTTCCAATTATTGCGTAAAACAGATGCAACTGGTTTGTATGTATCAGCTACCGCAGTTAGAGGAACTTTTCTTGGGTCAGTGGGTTTACACACAGAAGGATTTTGGCTCCACCTGTTGGTGTTTCTCTAGTATTACAATTTTAAACTCTTAACGATCAAAGGtgaggaacaaaaataaatccattcaCCGGGCACTTATTTGGGTACAACTAGCAAGTAGAGGGTTAGACCCGCTGTTTCTGTAGAATCAGGCTATCGGTGGATAGGAACCTTTGTGCTGTATTGTGTTCGGGGGCGGGGGCAGAATAAAGCAGTACCTGCTAAGATGGAGATGTCTCACGCGTGCTTCTGTGAAGCCTCAAGATCTTATTAAATACGCATATCGGAGAACAGAACATGGTGTCAGAAGTATAGACTACTAAGCGAAGAGAGAACAAGTGAGAACTGACGGCTCGAATAAAATAAGAACGACAACGTCATGAACCAGTTTCAAGTCACCCCGCCAGAAAAGTTCACGTTCAGAGCTGAAGACTGGACGAAATGGATAAAGCGTTTCGAGAGGTTTCGTATCGCGTCTGGTTTGGAGACACAAGCGGACGAAAACCAAGTAAATACGCTGATATACACCATGGGGGACGAGGCGGAAGATATACTGGTTTCCCTGCATCTAACTCCGCAAGAAGCGAGTGAGTACGAGACTGTTAAGGGACGGCTGGATGCTCACTTCGTAGCCCGCCGGAATATTATATTTGAGCGGGCGAAATTCAATCAGCGCCAACAGGAGACGGGTGAGTCCATTGACGGCTTTCACACCGCGTTACACTGTTTGGCTGAATACTGTGGATACGGGACTTTGCATGATGAGATGGTGCGGGACAGATTCGTCGTGGGTCTGAGAGATAAAAGACTATCAGAACAGCTACAAATGGACGCTGAACTGACGCTAGAGAAGGCGCTAAACAGAGCCCGTCAGAGCGAGCTAGTAAAAAAGCAACAGGAAATGCTTCATGCTAACTTCAAGTCAGACATTGCTGGCGCGCAGTTGGACCGCGTTCACGCGAGTGGGAGCGCGCGCTCCGGGCAACCGAAGGCGCCACACAAATATGCCGTCACAAAAGCTACACAAGATAAAAAGGCACAGTGCAGAAGATGCGGGGACACGAAAGGACACAGTATGCAGCAATGCCCTGCTAGAGAAGCAGCCTGCAATTATTGTGGGAAAAAGGGACATTTTGCTAGggtctgcagaaataaaaaaatatgtcaagtGAATGCTGGGTTTGCAACAGAAAGCACACATACAGACAATGATGTTGCTTTTCTGGGATCGCTTTCTACAGACGTTAAAGACAATCCATGGATGACTGACATACTGGTGGACAAGCATAAGACTGTATTTAAAATAGACACGGGAGCTGATGTCACTGCTGTCCCAGAAACACTGTATTCACAGTGCCAATTTGGCAAATTAGAGAAACCAAAGAAAATCCTGCAGGGACCAGGAGGCACCGGATTAAAAGTGAAAGGCATGTTTACAGCAACACTCAGCAACAACAGTGTTAGTACTGCGGAGGACATCTATGTTGTGAAGGATTTATGCACATCATTGCTGAGTGGGCGTGCCGCAATGGCATTAAAATTGGTTGCCAGGGTAAACCAAATAGGTTTGGACTCGATTGATGCTGTGAAACAGGAGTTTCCTAAACTTTTCACAGGACTAGGACTGATGGAGGGCGAGTATAACATTGTTCTGTCACCAGATGCGCAGCCTTTCTCCCTCTCAACGCCGAGGCGGATATCCCTTCCCCTACTGCCTAAGGTTAAAGAGGAGCTCAACCGTATGCAGCAGGAAGGGGTCATCACCAAAGTGGAGGAGCCAACAGACTGGTGTGCACCTATGGTGGTGGTTCCCAAGAGCTCGGGCAAGGTGAGGATATGCATTGATCTCACAGAACTGAATAAATATGTCATGAGAGAAAAACATCCACTCCCATCAGTAGAGCACACGCTCGGACAGCTAGCAGGAGCAAAAGTGTTCTCCAAATTGGATGCCAATGCTGGATTCTGGCAGATTCCACTGTCAAGGAAGTCTTCCCTGCTCACCACCTTCATTACACCTTTTGGGCGCTATTGCTACAATCGGCTCTGCTTTGGGATTTCATCAGCACCAGAGCACTTCCAGAAACGCATGACACGGATTCTGGAGGGCCTGGATGGAGTCCTTTGTCAGATGGATGATGTCCTCATCTGGGGGACGACGCAGCAGGAGCACGATGAAAGACTGAGGACGGCACTGTTTCGACTCCAGGAGGCGAAAGTTACGCTAAATGACAAATGTGAGTTTTCTAAACGCAGAATAAAGTTCTTGGGACAAGTCATTGATGCATCAGGAGTCAGTCCAGACCCGGATAAAGTGAGTGCTATACGAGCCATGGAGGAGGCCAGAAATATAGGTGAGGTGAGACGCTTCCTGGGTATGGTGAACCATCTTGGGAAGTTCCTCCCCCACCTGGCAGAGAAAACCCGACCCTTGAGAGATCTTCTGAAGAAGTCAAATATGTGGTCATGGGGTCCACCACAGCAACAAGCGTTTGACGCTATTAAAACAGATCTGACAACACCTCCAGGACTAGCATTGTATGACCCGAATGCAGAAACATGTGTGTCAGCAGATGCATCATCGTATGGACTCGGTGCAGTTCTTCTCCAGAAACACGCTGATACAGGATGGAGGCCAGTGGCGTATGCATCACGGTCTCTCAGCGACACAGAGCAGAGGTATGCTCAGATTGAGAAAGAGGCTCTCGCTTCAACATGGGCCTGTGAGAGGTTCGCAGAGTTTCTGACCGGGAAGAGGTTCCACATTGAAACCGATCATAAGCCATTAGTTCCGCTGCTGGGGTCGAAGAGTCTAAACGAACTTCCTCCTCGCATACAGCGACTGCGAATGCGACTAATGAGATTTTCTTACAGTATTTCCCATGTGGCTGGCAAAAATATTGCTACAGCTGATGTCTTGTCCAGAGCTCCAATCCCCAACGATTTGGGAGGACTGCAAGAAGAGGAGATCAACTTGTATGTTGACTCAGTCGTTGCATGTTTACCTGCCACGGAACCACGACTGAGGGAAATCCAAAGACATCAGGACAGCGACAGCATACTCAAACGACTGAAAAAATTTTGTGTGGAAGGATGGCCAGATAAATTCTCTATTGAGAAAGGTTTCCAGCCTTATTTGCCATTTTCAGGGGAACTCACTGTTCAAAATGGCCTGCTTCTTTATGGTAGCAGAATAGTGATTCCAGCTTCTCTCAGAAAGGACATTCTGTCAAAGCTACATGAGGGTCACTTGGGGATAACTAAATGTAGAGAAAGGGCCAAACATTCAGTGTGGTGGCCAGGTCTCAGCAGCGAGCTGATTAAGCTGTTGGAGACCTGTGACACGTGTTGTAGGGAGAGAACTAAACACAAAGAGCCACTACTGCCCACTGAATTCCCACAAAGACCATGGGTCATGGTGGGAGCTGATCTTTTCCAGTTAAAGGACAAACAATATTTGATGATCGTGGATTATTTCTCCAGATTTTTTGAAGTTGCAAAGCTTACTACCACAACATCTGAGGGAGTTATCGAACACTGTAAGTCCATCTTTGCACGCCATGGCATACCAGAGCGTCTCCGTTCTGATAATGGGCCACAGTTTGCTTCGGACTCCTTCAGAAGATTTGCACAGGAATGGGGTTTCAGTCATGAAACATCCAGCCCAAATTTTCCTCAGAGCAACGGGGAGGCTGAGAGAGCAGTCAGAACTACCAAGAATCTCCTTAAAAAGGCGGGGGATCCGTATCTTGCTCTTATGGCCTACCGTTCCGCTCCATTAGCAAATGGATTCAGTCCAACTGAGCTTCTCATGGGAAGGAGGATAAGGACAACTGTTCCTGTTACTCAGTCTCAGCTAACGCCAAAGATTATTGATATGGAAAAGCTGAGGACTGCAGAAACCGAttatagacaaaaacaaagacaaaactacAACCGGAGGCACCGGGCCCGCAACATGTCACTCCTACATCCAGGTGAGAAGGTGTGGGTGACAGATCTGAAGACCAGAGGAACAGTAGTGTCTGGAGCAGGGTCACCTCGATCCTACATCATCGAGACACCCAGAGGCATGCTGAGAAGGAATAGCTACCACCTTTCACACACTCCTGGAGCAACTGAAACATCTGTTGTTCCACCTGAAACTTCTGCTGTTCCACACGAGACATTACCTGAAGGAAATCTTCACAATTCTCCACACATACCTGTTCCAGATGAAGACCAGCAGGAGGTTAGCCATCAGACTCCACCACCTGAGAGTCgggtttcactgagaagtaggaGACCTCCAGCCTATCTGGATGATTATATTTGTTCATAGGAACTGAGTGAGTTTCCTGCATGGGGCAGAATAATCCCCACACTCAGATAGAGGATTTGGGTAGTCCACCCCTTCCTCTTAGTAGCTAAAGTTAAATGTTATAGAGAATACTTTAATGTTCTGAGATTTATATATGTCTTAGTTCTAATGCTGAACTGTGACTGGAAAGAGATTTAAGTTTGTGCACCTTTAGtgtaaaacagataaataaacagTAATAAGTTAAAGTTCTAGCACATTCTACTGTGGGAAAAGTACTAGTAAGATACTGAGTTAATCTTGGGTATTCCACAGGGTGCATCTTTCTGGGGTGTGATTTAAGTTTACAGTTCTACATGTTCGTATATAAACATAACATATCCCATTCAGAAAGGGGGATGTAGTATCAGGCTATCGGTGGATAGGAACCTTTGTGCTGTATTGTGTTCGGGGGCGGGGGCAGAATAAAGCGGTACATGCTAAGATGGAGATGTCTCACGCGTGCTTCTGTGAAGCCTCAAGATCTTATTAAATACGCATATCGGAGAACAGAACAGTTTCCTTCAGAACTGCTTTGGTACTTTGCGGTGTGGAGAATCTGAGCTTCGTGTTATGATCTATAATCATAACCGGAAGTAGCCAGCTGAAGATGGGTTAGTGTTAAGTATGGACAGGAGCGCCTAATGAAGTGAGTGTGCAGGCTGTGTGGAGAAATTAAGTATGATAATTACCTTATAAAACATATTCAGCTGTTTTGAGTTTCAGAGGTTAGActattgggtttttttaaaacatctttctggtgtatgtgtgtgtgtaatttaaaaaaacaaaaataagccaTACGTTGCAATCAAACTGTTACTTTTGCAAaggtttacagttttaaaatacttttgaaagagTGCTTTTTACTTCTGATGTTATATGCCCACGGTATTTTAAGAATGAGCTATTCTCTATCAAATGTATCCTCTTAACTGATTGGCTGGCCAGAAaatgaaagcctgaaggaatAACTTTGCACTTTGACCAAATCGTTGCTGCTTTTTCCTGTTCATTTCGTCCAGGACTGGT includes the following:
- the LOC114139064 gene encoding uncharacterized protein K02A2.6-like: MNQFQVTPPEKFTFRAEDWTKWIKRFERFRIASGLETQADENQVNTLIYTMGDEAEDILVSLHLTPQEASEYETVKGRLDAHFVARRNIIFERAKFNQRQQETGESIDGFHTALHCLAEYCGYGTLHDEMVRDRFVVGLRDKRLSEQLQMDAELTLEKALNRARQSELVKKQQEMLHANFKSDIAGAQLDRVHASGSARSGQPKAPHKYAVTKATQDKKAQCRRCGDTKGHSMQQCPAREAACNYCGKKGHFARVCRNKKICQVNAGFATESTHTDNDVAFLGSLSTDVKDNPWMTDILVDKHKTVFKIDTGADVTAVPETLYSQCQFGKLEKPKKILQGPGGTGLKVKGMFTATLSNNSVSTAEDIYVVKDLCTSLLSGRAAMALKLVARVNQIGLDSIDAVKQEFPKLFTGLGLMEGEYNIVLSPDAQPFSLSTPRRISLPLLPKVKEELNRMQQEGVITKVEEPTDWCAPMVVVPKSSGKVRICIDLTELNKYVMREKHPLPSVEHTLGQLAGAKVFSKLDANAGFWQIPLSRKSSLLTTFITPFGRYCYNRLCFGISSAPEHFQKRMTRILEGLDGVLCQMDDVLIWGTTQQEHDERLRTALFRLQEAKVTLNDKCEFSKRRIKFLGQVIDASGVSPDPDKVSAIRAMEEARNIGEVRRFLGMVNHLGKFLPHLAEKTRPLRDLLKKSNMWSWGPPQQQAFDAIKTDLTTPPGLALYDPNAETCVSADASSYGLGAVLLQKHADTGWRPVAYASRSLSDTEQRYAQIEKEALASTWACERFAEFLTGKRFHIETDHKPLVPLLGSKSLNELPPRIQRLRMRLMRFSYSISHVAGKNIATADVLSRAPIPNDLGGLQEEEINLYVDSVVACLPATEPRLREIQRHQDSDSILKRLKKFCVEGWPDKFSIEKGFQPYLPFSGELTVQNGLLLYGSRIVIPASLRKDILSKLHEGHLGITKCRERAKHSVWWPGLSSELIKLLETCDTCCRERTKHKEPLLPTEFPQRPWVMVGADLFQLKDKQYLMIVDYFSRFFEVAKLTTTTSEGVIEHCKSIFARHGIPERLRSDNGPQFASDSFRRFAQEWGFSHETSSPNFPQSNGEAERAVRTTKNLLKKAGDPYLALMAYRSAPLANGFSPTELLMGRRIRTTVPVTQSQLTPKIIDMEKLRTAETDYRQKQRQNYNRRHRARNMSLLHPGEKVWVTDLKTRGTVVSGAGSPRSYIIETPRGMLRRNSYHLSHTPGATETSVVPPETSAVPHETLPEGNLHNSPHIPVPDEDQQEVSHQTPPPESRVSLRSRRPPAYLDDYICS